One part of the bacterium genome encodes these proteins:
- the uvrB gene encoding excinuclease ABC subunit UvrB, whose product MPQFRMVTDQAPAGDQPKAIAQLVEGTQRGDRYQTLLGITGSGKTFSVAKVIEQIRRPTLVLAHNKTLAAQLYGEIRQFFPDNAVRYFVSYYDYYQPEAYVPQTDLYVAKDASINDEIDRLRHASTKALMERRDVIVVASVSCIYGLGSPQDYEDVMLFVRQGERRSRDDILRRLVDVQYERNDIDFSRGRFRVRGDVIEVFPAYEDRAVRIELFGDEVDRINEVDPLTGEILDNKPAVAIWPAKHWVTTASKLDQALGRIETELRERVQWFKEQGKLLEAQRLEFRTKYDLEMLREVGYCPGIENYSRHLAGRAEGERPGCLLDYFPKDFLVFIDESHVTVPQVRGMVEGDRARKKNLVDFGFRLPSAYDNRPLTFDEFAALVPQMVFVSATPGPYELGTSTQIVEQIVRPTGLVDPQVEVRPAKGQVDDLIAEIKVQVEKHERTLVTTLTKRMAEDLSDYLQEMGIKVHYLHAEVETLQRIQILKDLRLGTYDVLVGINLLREGLDLPEVSLVAILDADREGYLRSETSLIQTMGRAARNVGGRVLLYADEMTDSMRRAIDETNRRRVIQLEYNEEHEITPQSIVKPIRDLIDLQEVAEEAVPYGGGAAAAASDGAAKPRTGAVLTADELIGLAEQHRSPVTWDIARLLMLSPAELEQTIEALERAMRQAAGELQFEKAAALRDQITELRKGLGEPFFASAGGVRVRGARVRGRGGARPRPGRGAWRKRA is encoded by the coding sequence ATGCCCCAGTTCCGAATGGTGACAGATCAAGCCCCGGCCGGCGATCAGCCCAAGGCGATCGCGCAGCTCGTCGAAGGAACGCAGCGCGGCGACCGCTACCAGACCCTGCTTGGGATTACGGGGTCCGGGAAGACGTTTTCCGTCGCAAAGGTGATCGAGCAGATCCGGCGTCCCACCCTCGTGCTCGCCCACAACAAGACGCTGGCCGCGCAGCTGTACGGCGAGATCCGGCAGTTCTTCCCGGACAACGCGGTGCGGTACTTCGTCTCGTACTACGACTACTACCAGCCCGAGGCGTACGTCCCGCAGACCGACCTCTACGTCGCGAAGGACGCGTCGATCAACGACGAGATCGACAGGCTGCGGCACGCGTCGACGAAGGCGCTCATGGAGCGCCGCGACGTGATCGTCGTCGCGTCCGTCTCGTGCATCTACGGCTTGGGTTCGCCGCAGGACTATGAGGACGTGATGCTGTTCGTCCGGCAGGGCGAGCGGCGGTCGCGCGACGACATCCTGCGCCGCCTCGTCGACGTGCAGTACGAGCGCAACGACATCGACTTCTCGCGCGGGCGGTTCCGGGTGCGCGGCGACGTGATCGAGGTCTTCCCGGCGTACGAGGACCGGGCGGTGCGGATCGAGCTGTTCGGCGACGAGGTCGACCGCATCAACGAAGTGGATCCGCTGACCGGCGAGATCTTGGACAACAAGCCCGCGGTCGCGATCTGGCCGGCAAAGCACTGGGTGACCACGGCGTCCAAGCTCGACCAGGCGCTCGGCCGCATCGAGACCGAGCTGCGCGAACGTGTGCAGTGGTTCAAGGAGCAGGGGAAGTTGCTCGAGGCGCAGCGGCTGGAGTTCCGGACGAAGTACGACCTCGAGATGCTGCGCGAGGTCGGCTACTGTCCAGGCATCGAGAACTATTCGCGCCACCTGGCCGGACGCGCGGAAGGCGAGCGGCCCGGGTGTCTCCTCGACTACTTCCCGAAGGACTTCCTCGTCTTCATCGACGAGTCGCACGTCACCGTGCCGCAGGTCCGGGGCATGGTCGAGGGCGACCGGGCGCGCAAGAAGAACCTCGTGGACTTCGGATTCCGGCTGCCGTCGGCGTACGACAACCGGCCGCTCACGTTTGACGAGTTCGCCGCGCTGGTTCCGCAGATGGTCTTCGTCTCCGCGACCCCGGGCCCGTACGAGCTCGGGACGTCGACGCAGATCGTCGAGCAGATCGTCCGGCCGACGGGCCTCGTCGACCCCCAGGTGGAGGTCCGCCCGGCGAAGGGGCAGGTCGACGACCTCATCGCCGAGATCAAGGTACAGGTGGAGAAGCACGAGCGGACGCTGGTCACCACGCTGACCAAGCGCATGGCCGAGGATCTCTCCGACTACCTCCAGGAGATGGGAATCAAGGTCCACTACCTGCACGCCGAGGTCGAGACCCTGCAGCGGATCCAGATCCTCAAGGACCTCCGGCTCGGGACGTACGATGTGCTCGTCGGCATCAACCTCCTGCGGGAAGGCTTGGATCTTCCTGAAGTGTCGCTCGTGGCCATCCTGGACGCCGACCGCGAGGGGTATCTCCGGTCGGAGACGAGCCTGATCCAAACCATGGGCCGGGCCGCCCGGAACGTCGGGGGGCGCGTGCTGCTGTACGCGGACGAGATGACGGACTCGATGCGCCGGGCCATTGACGAGACCAACCGGCGCCGCGTGATTCAGCTCGAGTACAACGAGGAGCACGAAATCACGCCGCAGTCGATCGTGAAGCCGATCCGCGACCTCATCGACCTGCAGGAAGTGGCCGAGGAGGCCGTCCCGTACGGCGGCGGGGCGGCCGCCGCCGCGTCCGACGGCGCCGCGAAACCTCGAACCGGAGCGGTGCTGACCGCCGACGAACTGATCGGGTTGGCCGAGCAGCACCGCAGCCCGGTCACGTGGGACATCGCGCGCCTGCTGATGCTGAGTCCCGCGGAACTCGAGCAGACCATCGAGGCGCTCGAGCGCGCGATGCGACAGGCGGCCGGCGAGCTGCAGTTCGAGAAGGCCGCGGCGCTGCGGGATCAGATCACGGAGCTGCGCAAGGGGCTCGGCGAGCCGTTCTTCGCCTCGGCCGGCGGCGTCCGGGTTCGGGGCGCCCGGGTGCGGGGACGGGGTGGAGCCCGGCCGCGGCCCGGCCGCGGCGCCTGGCGCAAACGGGCATAG
- the coaE gene encoding dephospho-CoA kinase (Dephospho-CoA kinase (CoaE) performs the final step in coenzyme A biosynthesis.): protein MSAAPSASPGRPLRIGLTGGVASGKSTVAAALRTHGAVVVDADAIAREVVRPGGPAYQAVVDVFGPSVVGPDGALDRRALGARVFGDPAARKRLNALTHPHIRRRMAEDAARLTAAGRAAVIVFDIPLLLDTTDARDLGLDGIIVVYADRDTQLRRLIERDGLAEDQARRRLDAQVPLQEKVKRADWVIDNSGAADATQAQVERLWQALMRQAGGRTP, encoded by the coding sequence GTGAGTGCGGCGCCCTCGGCGAGCCCCGGCCGTCCTCTGCGGATCGGGCTGACGGGCGGCGTGGCGAGCGGCAAGAGCACCGTCGCCGCGGCGCTGCGGACGCACGGCGCCGTCGTTGTGGACGCCGACGCCATCGCCCGCGAGGTCGTCCGGCCGGGCGGCCCGGCGTACCAGGCGGTGGTCGACGTCTTCGGCCCCTCCGTCGTTGGACCGGACGGGGCGCTCGACCGCCGAGCGCTCGGCGCGCGCGTCTTCGGCGATCCGGCCGCCCGGAAGCGTCTCAACGCGCTGACCCATCCGCACATCCGGCGCCGTATGGCGGAGGATGCCGCTCGTCTGACCGCGGCGGGCCGCGCCGCCGTGATCGTCTTCGACATCCCGCTGCTGCTCGACACCACCGACGCGCGCGATCTCGGTCTCGACGGCATCATCGTCGTCTACGCCGACCGGGACACGCAGCTGCGGCGGCTGATCGAGCGGGACGGCCTCGCGGAGGATCAGGCTCGGCGACGGCTCGATGCGCAGGTGCCGCTCCAGGAGAAGGTGAAGCGGGCCGACTGGGTGATCGACAACTCGGGCGCCGCGGACGCGACCCAAGCCCAGGTCGAGCGTCTGTGGCAGGCGCTGATGAGGCAGGCAGGGGGCCGGACACCATAG